In the Grimontia kaedaensis genome, one interval contains:
- a CDS encoding flagellin — protein MAITVNTNVPAMTAQRYLNSSTDALNNSMERLSSGFRINSAKDDAAGLQISNRLISQSRGLDVAVRNANDGISMSQTAEGAMEESTNILQRMRDLALQSANGANGDQERVAIQEEIVALQDELNRIAETTSFGGAKLLNGTYGTKAFQIGADAGEAVFMEFKNIRADEAMMGGATYKATVAASADMAAWTATGGATLSMAITNADGTTATINVSAKAGDDVEEVATYINGQSDGKVSASVTENGELQIVSASGADVAFTGALATSLGIAGAAKVDQTVQDVDVSTAGGAQRAVGLVDNAMQYIDSHRAELGAKQNRLSHAIANLDNVNENVSASNSRIRDVDFAKETTQFTKSQILQQSGTSILAQAKQAPSAALSLLG, from the coding sequence ATGGCTATTACAGTAAACACTAACGTGCCTGCAATGACCGCTCAGCGCTACTTGAACAGCTCAACCGACGCGTTGAACAATTCGATGGAGCGTCTGTCTTCGGGCTTCCGTATTAACAGCGCAAAGGATGACGCAGCAGGTCTGCAAATCTCTAACCGCCTGATTTCACAAAGCCGTGGTCTTGATGTTGCAGTACGTAACGCAAACGACGGCATCTCAATGTCACAAACTGCTGAAGGTGCGATGGAAGAATCCACCAACATCCTGCAGCGTATGCGTGACCTGGCGCTGCAATCTGCTAACGGTGCAAACGGTGACCAAGAGCGTGTGGCAATTCAAGAAGAGATCGTTGCCCTTCAAGACGAGCTGAACCGTATCGCGGAAACCACTTCTTTTGGTGGCGCGAAACTGCTGAACGGTACTTACGGTACAAAAGCATTCCAAATCGGTGCTGACGCGGGTGAAGCGGTCTTCATGGAGTTCAAGAACATCCGTGCTGACGAAGCGATGATGGGTGGTGCGACCTATAAAGCGACTGTGGCGGCATCTGCAGACATGGCGGCTTGGACCGCGACTGGTGGTGCAACTCTGTCTATGGCAATTACCAATGCTGACGGTACTACTGCGACTATCAACGTTTCTGCTAAAGCAGGCGACGATGTTGAAGAAGTGGCAACCTACATCAACGGTCAATCTGACGGCAAAGTATCTGCATCTGTGACTGAAAATGGCGAACTGCAAATCGTATCTGCTTCAGGTGCTGATGTTGCATTCACCGGTGCACTGGCGACCTCTCTGGGTATCGCAGGTGCAGCGAAAGTTGACCAAACAGTGCAAGACGTTGACGTCAGTACTGCAGGTGGCGCTCAGCGTGCAGTTGGCCTGGTGGATAATGCGATGCAATACATCGACTCACACCGTGCTGAGCTGGGTGCGAAGCAGAACCGTCTGAGCCACGCGATTGCGAACCTGGATAACGTTAACGAGAACGTTAGCGCATCTAACAGCCGCATCCGTGATGTTGATTTTGCTAAGGAAACGACGCAGTTCACTAAATCTCAGATCCTGCAGCAGTCTGGTACGTCTATACTTGCACAAGCGAAGCAAGCACCGTCAGCTGCACTGAGCCTGTTAGGCTAA
- a CDS encoding flagellar protein FlaG has product MAENVEKLSQRRVEQVQKLEATREMQQEQLEMLVERLDEFVSTFNKGLSFRLDESSGRSVVTVYEMSSGDIIRQIPEKEMLELAQQLSLHARGLVAEKV; this is encoded by the coding sequence ATGGCAGAGAATGTTGAAAAGCTGTCTCAACGCCGTGTAGAGCAAGTCCAAAAGCTTGAAGCTACACGGGAGATGCAGCAAGAACAGCTCGAAATGCTGGTTGAGCGACTGGATGAGTTTGTGTCTACCTTTAACAAAGGCTTGTCATTTCGACTCGATGAGAGTTCTGGAAGAAGCGTAGTTACTGTCTATGAAATGAGTAGCGGTGACATCATCCGACAGATTCCTGAAAAAGAAATGCTAGAGCTAGCACAGCAACTGTCTCTTCATGCGAGGGGGCTCGTTGCAGAAAAGGTATAA
- the fliD gene encoding flagellar filament capping protein FliD, whose product MGLSATGLGSGMDINSMVSKIVEAERAPKQERIVKGLNDVETNISAYGRLKTSLDTMKGLMYDFRRNNTFAARSTVSNNEEAVSASADHQAVTGVYSIDVRQLAQSHKLVSDGLDSKADFGAGQITLSLGGRTTTIDIDANNSSLLDIVRTINSSANNPGIKASVINDDSGARLILGGDKTGIDNQISVSVNAPVTSPLQALAYDPASPTNSMNEMQAALDARILIDGLASVSSDTNTFSDAIRGVEIEVSQLTSPSDGPVIVTVDEDRDTVKASLEEFVDAYNAFYQVTKALSKYDPETQQGGPLVGDSVIRSAVNQMRSLFSTPIEGAPDSLKTLSELGISTTMDGRLEINYNLLDKQLTRNYGALEGFFGGNQGFARKVEETVQNFTGVGGAIRNRESSLGDQRIRLQDEQDKLDRRMEDLENRTLKQFSAMDNAMAEMQSQLSAMMNIMPAM is encoded by the coding sequence ATGGGTTTAAGCGCAACGGGCCTTGGCAGTGGCATGGACATCAACTCCATGGTCAGCAAAATTGTTGAAGCTGAGCGTGCGCCTAAACAGGAGCGAATCGTTAAGGGCCTGAACGATGTTGAAACTAACATCAGCGCCTACGGTAGACTCAAAACTTCCCTCGATACGATGAAAGGCTTGATGTATGACTTTCGCCGTAACAATACCTTCGCGGCGCGGAGTACAGTTTCAAACAACGAAGAAGCTGTCTCCGCATCCGCTGACCACCAAGCCGTTACCGGCGTTTACTCCATCGACGTACGGCAACTCGCGCAGTCCCACAAACTGGTTTCTGACGGTTTAGATTCCAAAGCTGATTTTGGCGCAGGGCAAATCACGCTGAGTCTGGGCGGTCGAACCACCACCATCGATATCGACGCGAACAACAGTTCACTGCTCGATATTGTGCGCACCATCAACAGCAGTGCGAATAATCCAGGTATCAAAGCGTCTGTGATCAACGACGACAGCGGTGCGCGATTGATCCTCGGTGGTGATAAAACAGGTATAGATAACCAAATTTCCGTTAGTGTGAATGCGCCGGTAACGTCACCGCTGCAGGCACTGGCCTACGACCCTGCCAGTCCAACTAATTCGATGAATGAGATGCAGGCGGCTTTGGACGCCCGCATCCTGATTGACGGACTGGCATCGGTTTCCAGCGATACCAACACGTTTTCTGACGCCATTCGTGGTGTCGAGATTGAAGTATCCCAACTGACGTCTCCTTCAGATGGCCCTGTTATTGTCACAGTAGACGAAGACAGAGACACAGTGAAAGCGTCGCTCGAAGAGTTCGTTGATGCTTACAACGCTTTCTATCAAGTGACCAAAGCGCTGTCTAAGTACGACCCGGAAACCCAGCAGGGTGGCCCATTGGTTGGCGACAGCGTGATCCGTTCAGCGGTTAACCAAATGCGTTCGTTGTTTTCTACACCAATTGAAGGCGCTCCGGATTCACTGAAAACACTCAGTGAGCTCGGTATCTCCACCACGATGGATGGACGTCTGGAAATCAACTACAACCTGTTGGACAAACAACTGACGCGTAACTATGGCGCGTTAGAAGGTTTCTTCGGTGGCAATCAGGGCTTTGCCCGAAAAGTAGAAGAAACAGTGCAGAATTTTACCGGGGTGGGTGGTGCAATCCGTAACCGCGAGTCGAGCTTGGGTGACCAGCGAATTCGACTGCAAGATGAACAGGACAAACTGGATCGCCGAATGGAAGATTTGGAAAACCGCACCTTGAAGCAGTTTTCCGCCATGGATAATGCGATGGCTGAGATGCAATCTCAACTGTCCGCCATGATGAATATCATGCCGGCAATGTAA
- the fliS gene encoding flagellar export chaperone FliS, giving the protein MRGSLQAYKKVSVDSQLSAASPHKVIQMLMAGAIERLVQGKAAMLQGDVAVKGERLGKALDIIISLRTCLSMDDGGEIATNLDALYDFMIRQISEANRDNLDAPIDDVIDILREIKSAWDQIPAEYHNITSADA; this is encoded by the coding sequence ATGAGAGGGTCACTTCAGGCCTACAAAAAAGTCTCAGTAGACAGCCAACTGAGTGCAGCATCACCACACAAGGTGATTCAAATGCTGATGGCGGGTGCTATTGAACGCTTGGTTCAGGGCAAAGCAGCAATGTTGCAAGGCGACGTTGCGGTGAAAGGTGAACGTCTGGGTAAGGCGCTGGATATTATCATCAGCCTACGTACTTGTTTGTCGATGGACGATGGTGGTGAAATTGCAACTAACCTTGATGCACTTTACGACTTTATGATCCGTCAAATTTCTGAGGCAAACCGAGACAACTTGGATGCACCCATCGATGATGTGATCGATATTTTACGAGAAATTAAATCAGCGTGGGATCAAATACCGGCTGAGTATCACAATATCACCTCTGCAGACGCATAA